A portion of the Psilocybe cubensis strain MGC-MH-2018 chromosome 10, whole genome shotgun sequence genome contains these proteins:
- a CDS encoding Fruiting body protein SC1: MQINVRVIISALSLASLAAANPVPRNEPTGQCNTGELQCCNSVQAANSSGATSLLGPLGIVLGDVTALVGINCSPISVVGVVGNSCNTQPVCCTDNSFNGLVSLGCTPINLNL; this comes from the exons ATGCAAATCAACGTCCGAGTCATCATCTCTGCTCTGTCGTTGGCCAGCCTTGCAGCTGCCAACCCGGTTCCCAGAAACGAACCTACCGGTCAATGCAATACAGGAGAGCTACAATGCT GCAACAGCGTTCAAGCTGCTAATAGTAGTGGTGCCACTTCCCTCCTGGGCCCTCTCGGAATTGTCCTCGGTGATGTTACGGCCCTTGTTGGCATCAACTGCAGCCCCATCTCcgttgttggtgttgttggAAACTCCTG CAATACTCAGCCTGTCTGCTGCACCGACAACAGCTTCA ACGGACTTGTTTCTCTTGGGTGCACTCCCATTAACCTCAACTTGTAA